A window of the Gossypium hirsutum isolate 1008001.06 chromosome A05, Gossypium_hirsutum_v2.1, whole genome shotgun sequence genome harbors these coding sequences:
- the LOC121229120 gene encoding uncharacterized protein: MREKEMSEQNEREQENTSVLTNHTTSSLYDVSFIQVFEDSRDKFQLQYLLVERHFHLTEKGKVEGGIQPQVFNGKESLATERQQSGLKVVDKSSDDLVFKSFPYLSLVNCYSLFEVDKFVLSESLRNCFHDVICDEKPIDIVRIVRQTPNMIICANGFSLKVFSLLEHVDHVQQFLPCVKSLNLRTSVLMNVKNFDCLIRRKHQFSWFGMIDAMTKMKPLLHFGVNKQIHVFKPGLYYFSLIFSKIRHFQFCLTYLCLFDAWDIKSFLDHFMKLYMKFMFHPKRVSTTHVFNPGIGSNDQLVKDDSTCSFEPTIYGDPTIYYLCEGDTLKNENCLYVYPSFQVSQGSFDEFRLQYLSKEKRFVLVEKSKTKHQCIRPKSNRGMIFENFKTPLFFKREDENMVDDLIVENPLHSDVVERPIWTCKNLVALDDDKVTYEPYSLFAYVENLQHLNYFINLF; this comes from the coding sequence atgagagaaaaagaaatgagtgaacAGAACGAGAGAGAGCAAGAAAACACAAGTGTTTTAACTAACCATACTACGAGTTCTCTCTATGATGTTTCTTTTATTCAGGTTTTTGAAGATTCCCGAGACAAGTTTCAACTACAATACTTACTTGTCGAGAGACACTTTCATTTGACTGAAAAAGGTAAGGTTGAAGGTGGAATCCAACCGCAAGTGTTTAATGGTAAAGAATCTTTAGCAACCGAACGACAgcaatcaggtttgaaagttgtcGATAAAAGTTCCGATGATTTAGTTTTTAAAAGCTTCCCATATCTTAGTTTGGTCAATTGTTATTCTTTGTTTGAAgttgataaattcgttttaagtgAAAGTTTGAGGAATTGTTTTCATGATGTGATTTGTGATGAAAAGCCTATTGATATTGTTCGAATTGTTCGAcaaacaccaaatatgatcatttGTGCTAACGGGTTTTCACTAAAAGTATTTAGTTTGTTAGAGCATGTTGATCACGTGCAACAATTCCTGCCTTGCGTGAAATCATTAAATTTGCGCACatctgttttgatgaatgtaaaGAATTTTGATTGCTTGATTCGGCGTAAGCATCAATTTTCTTGGTTCGGCATGATTGATGCAATGACAAAAATGAAACCTTTGCTACACTTTGGAGTAAATAAACAAATTCATGTGTTTAAACCTGgactttattattttagtttgatATTCAGCAAAATCAGGCATTTTCAATTTTGTTTGACctatttatgtttgtttgatgCTTGGGATATAAAATCATTTCTTGATCATTTCATGAAGTTGTACATGAAATTCATGTTTCATCCCAAAAGGGTAAGTACTACTCATGTTTTTAATCCTGGCATTGGATCAAATGATCAACTTGTGAAAGATGATTCAACTTGTTCCTTCGAGCCTACCATTTATGGTGACCCTACCATCTATTATCTTTGTGAAGGAGATActctaaaaaatgaaaattgtctTTATGTTTACCCATCTTTTCAGGTCTCTCAAGGATCGTTTGACGAGTTCCGACTACAATATCTTTCCAAGGAAAAAAGATTTGTGTTGGTTGAGAAAAGTAAAACCAAACATCAATGTATTAGGCCTAAAAGTAATCGAGgtatgatttttgaaaattttaagacaCCTTTGTTCTTTAAGCGCGAAGATGAAAACATGGTTGATGATTTGATTGTGGAAAACCCTTTGCATAGTGATGTGGTTGAACGTCCTATTTGGACTTGTAAAAATCTGGTTGCTTTAGATGATGACAAGGTAACATATGAACCTTATTCCTTGTTTGCTTATGTTGAAAACTTGCAACACTTGAACTATTTCATTAACTTATTTTGA
- the LOC107960311 gene encoding enoyl-CoA delta isomerase 1, peroxisomal, whose translation MEMCNLEKRGKLFILTLTGEDEHRINPARIDAIRSALNQIRSDSTSLSGSVLITTAHGKFFSNGYDLSWAGSSPDKIRLMSSKLRELVADLISFPMPTVAAITGHACAAGLIFAFCHDYIVMRKDRGFLYMSETDIGLKIPAWFIAVISCKIGDAKVRRDVVLKAKKLTAEQALESGIIDAAFDTAAETAEGALELGEKLVKNGWNGQVYCENRKQLYREILDKLGVDETTDDVNNVAIATSKM comes from the exons atggAGATGTGCAATTTAGAGAAGCGGGGTAAGCTCTTCATTTTAACCTTGACCGGCGAAGACGAGCACCGCATAAACCCCGCCCGAATCGACGCAATCCGGTCTGCACTAAACCAAATCCGCTCCGACTCTACCTCTCTCTCTGGCTCCGTTCTCATCACCACCGCTCACGGTAAGTTCTTCTCCAACGGCTATGATCTCTCCTGGGCTGGCTCTTCACCAGACAAGATACGTTTAATGTCTTCCAAGCTCCGGGAACTTGTCGCCGACCTTATCTCCTTTCCAATGCCTACCGTTGCCGCCATCACCGGCCACGCCTGCGCCGCCGGGTTGATCTTTGCTTTTTGTCATGATTATATTGTTATGAGGAAAGATCGAGGGTTTTTGTACATGAGTGAAACGGATATCGGGCTGAAAATTCCGGCTTGGTTCATTGCCGTTATAAG ctgCAAGATTGGAGACGCCAAGGTACGGCGAGATGTGGTGTTGAAAGCGAAGAAGTTAACGGCTGAGCAAGCATTGGAGAGTGGAATTATCGACGCAGCGTTTGATACAGCGGCGGAGACGGCAGAAGGGGCGCTGGAATTAGGAGAAAAGTTGGTTAAAAATGGGTGGAACGGCCAAGTTTACTGTGAAAATAGAAAGCAGCTTTATAGAGAGATTTTAGATAAACTTGGAGTTGATGAAACTACAGACGATGTGAACAATGTTGCAATTGCAACATCCAAAATGTAG